The Populus nigra chromosome 19, ddPopNigr1.1, whole genome shotgun sequence genome includes a window with the following:
- the LOC133679405 gene encoding uncharacterized protein LOC133679405 — protein sequence MKEGKSAAKLNNSNNHQQHQHQNGHFSPSKFAKLLDPEASWDKDQLGDVLHWIRQVVALVCGMLWGTIPLVGGIWIGLFLLISSGIIYGYYAMILKIDEEDFGGHSVLLQEGLFASITLFLLSWILVYSLAHF from the exons atgaaagaagGGAAATCTGCTGCTAAATTGAACAACAGTAATAATCATCAGCAACACCAGCATCAAAATGGGCACTTTTCTCCTTCCAAATTCGCCAAATTGTTGGATCCTGAGGCCTCTTGGGACAAG GATCAATTGGGAGATGTGTTGCATTGGATTAGGCAAGTTGTTGCCCTCGTTTGCGGTATGCTATGGGGTACTATCCCTTTGGTCGGCGGTATTTGGATCGGCCT TTTTCTGTTGATTTCCTCTGGGATTATATATGGTTATTATGCAATGATATTAAAGATCGACGAAGAAGATTTTGGTGGTCATTCAGTTCTCCTCCAAGAAGGGCTCTTTGCTTCTATCACTCTATTCCTG CTATCGTGGATTCTAGTGTACAGCCTGGCCCACTTCTGA
- the LOC133680301 gene encoding scarecrow-like protein 14, producing the protein MGSDSRYTEFPGSNKFEDEIVFPVSNQYQNVTNGFKIEDLDLDHVENPLVLPDPDPGNSALSSITSMDGDSPSDDNDSENLLKYISQMLMEENMEEKPCMFHDPLALQAAERSLYDILGEKNLPSSPHESPSYGDQFLVDSPDDSFWSSNSSSTSNTASLVDPQWNGESGESKPSFMQMPLSTNFVFQSAANPSSQSSFKLHNGLASNSDSAIKPSVGNIVVQNIFSDSDLALQFKRGVEEASKFLPKGNPLVIDLENSSLAPGMNRNAPNVVVKAEKEDKEYLPEWLTGKKNHEREDGDFEEERSNKQSAVYVDESELSEMFDMLLGVGDGCQPPQCILHEAEQRQSGKTLQQNGQTRGANGSKTRAKRQGNNKEVVDLRTFLILCAQAVSVNDCRTANELLKQIRQHSSPLGDGSQRLAHCFANALEARLAGTGTQIYTALSAEKTSAVDMLKAYQAYISACPFKKIAFIFANRSILNVAEKASTLHIIDFGILYGFQWPSLIYRLSCRPGGPPKLRITGIELPQSGFRPAERVQETGRRLAKYCERYNVPFEYNAIAQKWDTIQIDDLKIDHNEVLAVNCVFRFKNLLDETVVVNSPRNAVLNLIRKTKPDIFVHAIVNGSYNAPFFVTRFREALFHFSALFDMLDTNMPREDKMRLKFEKEFCGREVMNVIACEGSERVERPETYKQWQVRNMRAGLKQLPLDPLVIKKLKCKVKAGYHEDFVVDEDGNWMLQGWKGRIVYASSAWIPA; encoded by the coding sequence ATGGGTTCGGATTCTCGCTACACTGAATTCCCTGGCTCTAACAAATTTGAGGATGAGATCGTGTTTCCGGTTTCGAATCAGTATCAAAATGTTACTAATGGATTCAAAATTGAAGATTTAGACCTCGACCATGTAGAAAATCCACTTGTTTTGCCTGACCCCGATCCGGGTAACTCTGCTTTGTCATCGATCACGAGCATGGATGGAGATTCTCCTTCTGATGATAACGACTCGGAGAATCTCCTCAAATACATAAGCCAGATGCTTATGGAAGAGAACATGGAAGAGAAGCCCTGTATGTTTCATGACCCGTTGGCTCTTCAAGCTGCTGAGAGATCACTTTATGATATTCTTGGTGAGAAGAACCTGCCCTCCTCACCCCATGAATCTCCTTCTTATGGTGATCAATTTTTGGTTGATAGCCCAGATGATAGTTTTTGGAGTAGCAATAGCAGTTCTACTTCTAATACTGCTAGTTTGGTTGATCCTCAATGGAATGGTGAGTCTGGGGAATCCAAACCATCGTTTATGCAAATGCCTCTTTCTACTAATTTTGTTTTCCAGTCCGCTGCAAATCCCAGTTCACAATCATCATTCAAATTACACAATGGGTTAGCAAGTAACAGTGATAGTGCCATAAAGCCCTCTGTGGGTAACATTGTGGTACAAAATATTTTCAGTGACAGTGATTTGGCATTACAGTTCAAGAGAGGTGTAGAGGAAGCTAGTAAGTTCCTTCCTAAGGGTAATCCACTGGTTATTGATTTAGAGAACAGTTCATTGGCACCAGGGATGAACAGAAATGCCCCAAATGTGGTAGTGAAGGCTGAGAAGGAAGACAAGGAGTATTTGCCTGAATGGTTGACAGGAAAGAAGAATCATGAGCGGGAGGATGGAGATTTTGAGGAAGAAAGAAGTAACAAGCAGAGTGCAGTTTATGTAGATGAGAGTGAACTGTCAGAGATGTTTGATATGCTATTAGGAGTTGGGGATGGATGCCAGCCTCCTCAGTGTATACTTCATGAGGCTGAACAACGTCAGTCTGGCAAGACTTTGCAGCAGAATGGGCAAACAAGGGGAGCTAATGGTAGCAAGACTAGGGCTAAGAGACAAGGAAATAACAAGGAAGTTGTTGATTTGAGGACTTTTCTAATTCTTTGTGCGCAAGCAGTCTCTGTGAATGATTGCAGAACTGCTAATGAACTGCTGAAGCAGATCAGGCAGCACTCTTCACCTCTCGGTGATGGATCTCAGAGGTTGGCTCATTGTTTTGCTAATGCCCTTGAAGCACGTTTAGCTGGAACTGGTACCCAGATATACACGGCTTTGTCTGCTGAAAAAACATCAGCTGTGGATATGTTGAAAGCTTATCAAGCTTACATTTCAGCTTGCCCGTTTAAGAAGATTGCTTTTATCTTTGCAAACCGTAGTATTCTGAATGTGGCTGAGAAGGCATCTACACTTCATATAATAGATTTTGGTATATTGTATGGTTTCCAGTGGCCTTCCCTCATCTATCGCCTCTCATGTAGACCTGGTGGTCCTCCCAAACTGCGCATTACAGGAATAGAGCTTCCCCAAAGTGGTTTCCGGCCAGCAGAGAGAGTTCAAGAGACAGGTCGCCGCTTGGCAAAGTATTGTGAGCGCTATAATGTTCCATTCGAGTACAATGCCATAGCTCAGAAATGGGATACCATCCAAATTGATGACCTGAAGATCGATCACAATGAAGTTCTTGCTGTAAACTGTGTCTTTAGATTTAAAAATCTGCTTGATGAGACAGTTGTAGTTAACAGTCCCCGGAATGCTGTTCTAAACTTAATCAGGAAGACAAAACCAGATATATTTGTCCATGCTATTGTCAATGGATCGTATAATGCTCCATTTTTTGTCACAAGGTTCAGGGAGGCACTGTTCCATTTCTCTGCTTTGTTTGATATGTTAGATACTAATATGCCCCGTGAAGATAAGATGAGGTTGAAGTTTGAAAAAGAGTTCTGTGGTCGGGAGGTTATGAATGTCATAGCGTGTGAGGGTTCAGAGAGGGTTGAGAGACCTGAGACATACAAGCAATGGCAGGTTCGGAACATGAGAGCTGGGCTGAAGCAGCTTCCCTTGGACCCTCTTGTCATCAAGAAATTGAAGTGTAAGGTGAAGGCTGGGTACCATGAAGATTTTGTGGTCGATGAAGATGGCAACTGGATGCTGCAAGGATGGAAGGGACGGATTGTCTATGCATCCTCTGCTTGGATTCCTGCATAG
- the LOC133679404 gene encoding PGR5-like protein 1B, chloroplastic isoform X2, producing the protein MAGTCTYISRHVIELSSYNRASRSGREGASFCWARLSAMSSNGVSRTRKVALAPEGPSCLFVGPIETASQETLEALYRQARDAYYSGKPLIIDDMFDRVELKLRCYGSKCVVKYPRCSIRRQSTYSDAEADISQAFALASIWILFLTVGCSACALPIIYTIGLAYQDAFGSVISHGSQTPIIGFLATVNVKVLQGLWRNDLVALKGACPNCSEEVFAFVKSDQSNNSTHRADCHVCESLLEFRTKVEQTISRVGRRWVFGRIYLVSRRHQRLK; encoded by the exons ATGGCAGGCACGTGCACATACATCTCTCGTCACGTGATCGAACTGTCATCCTACAACAGAGCTAGCAGGTCTGGGAGAGAGGGTGCTTCATTTTGTTGGGCTCGCCTCTCTGCGATGAGTAGCAATGGAGTGTCAAGAACGCGTAAGGTTGCACTTGCACCGGAAGGACCGTCTTGCTTATTCGTTGGCCCAATAGAGACTGCAAGCCAAGAAACTCTCGAAGCTCTCTATCGTCAA GCACGAGATGCATATTACAGTGGTAAACCTTTGATAATAGATGACATGTTTGATAGAGTTGAG TTAAAATTGCGGTGTTATGGTTCCAAATGTGTTGTCAAGTACCCTCGCTGCAGTATTAGACGACAGTCAACATACTCTGATGCTGAG GCAGATATATCACAGGCGTTTGCACTAGCAAGTATTTGGATCCTGTTTCTTACAGTTGGCTGTTCAGCGTGCGCTCTGCCTATAATCTACACAATTGGCCTGGCTTACCAAGATGCATTTGGCTCGGTAATATCCCATGGCAGCCAGACGCCTATTATTGGGTTTCTTGCTACAGTTAATG TGAAGGTGCTGCAAGGTCTATGGAGGAATGACTTGGTGGCGCTCAAGGGAGCATGCCCAAATTGTAGCGAGGAG GTATTTGCCTTCGTGAAATCAGATCAATCTAACAACTCCACACATCGAGCAGATTGTCATGTATGTGAAAGTTTACTAGAATTCCGCACCAAGGTTGAG CAAACCATTTCAAGAGTAGGTAGACGGTGGGTGTTTGGGCGCATATACCTTGTATCTCGAAGACATCAGAGATTGAAGTAA
- the LOC133679631 gene encoding uncharacterized protein LOC133679631: MTEPLVRVLRIVDSDDRPAMGYLYEAIHSAKKEMLRRFQKKRTKVQPFIDIITNRWDGQLYRKLYAAGFWLNPPFQYDVNLMDRYINIISELLDVVEKYANGNAILLSKLTSEMKLFRNAEHDFGRVSAKNDRTLLPPDEWWVLYRTCAPNLQKLAIRVLSQTCSSSGCERNWSIF; the protein is encoded by the exons ATGACCGAACCATTGGTTCGAGTTCTACGAATTGTTGATAGCGATGATAGACCTGCTATGGGATATTTATATGAGGCTATCCATTCTGCAAAGAAAGAAATGTTGAGgagatttcaaaagaaaagaactaaGGTGCAACCTTTCATAGACATCATTACTAATAGATGGGATGGACAATTGTATAGGAAGCTTTATGCAGCGGGATTTTGGTTGAATCCTCCATTTCAGTACGATGTCAATCTAATGGATAGATATATAAACATAATTTCTGAACTTCTAGATGTTGTTGAGAAGTATGCAAATGGAAATGCAATTCTGCTAAGCAAGCTTACAAGTGAAATGAAGTTGTTTAGGAATGCAGAACATGACTTTGGTAGAGTGTCTGCGAAAAATGATCGCACCCTTTTACCTCCag ATGAATGGTGGGTGCTGTATAGAACTTGTGCTCCAAATCTCCAAAAGTTAGCTATACGAGTTTTAAGTCAAACTTGTAGTTCTTCAGGATGCGAGAGGAATTGGAGTATTTTTTAG
- the LOC133680112 gene encoding probable xyloglucan galactosyltransferase GT14, producing the protein MHDQEGLMKKVPILKKGCSKFWYFTVVFLLWFLLLYFFFNSGSKLDKKDDFLLKHHYDNFVDTDESSFGGVNRNSNEETGHVASDSIMDMDTKATGNPVDNFFTGGDWDKYLREVSNAVKESKPENQIHLTENEARSINKVFGEGNREESGNASSTARENQVKKPFDHSLPREARRRRVKKPAREKRVKKQVDHSLPREEKVIEEVIEQPIKEDQIRRQTNSDSHPESCVGRYIYIHNLPSRFNGDLVRHCQSLNEWSNMCPYLSNFGFGPRLKNSERTLSNTGWYDTNQFMLEIIFHHKMKQYKCLTNDSSLASAIFVPYYSGLDVARYLWNADKKMKDYYSRHLVRWLRESPEWKRLWGSDHFMVAGRITWDFRRLTNNNDDWGNQLMILPETRNMTVLTIESSPWNNNDFAVPYPTYFHPSSDNEVFQWQNRMRRLKRQFLFSFAGGPRPDLPDSIRSDIIEQCQAAREKCLLLECITGSSNCYEPVNLMKMFQSSTFCLQPPGDSYTRRSTFDSILAGCIPVFFHPGSSYAQYLWHFPRDYTKYSVFIPANKIKDEKVSIERTLSRIPIQEVWAMREEVIKLIPGMVYADPSYGLETLKDAFDLTIDGVLERVEKIKMDIKAGKNFSEDIEEYTWKKNLFGTEGKHEWDHFFDRSKMIILGCEAYLASKIGLQPQGFAKALQQEAIKDKNFALCRDGKSKV; encoded by the exons ATGCATGATCAAGAGGGATTGATGAAGAAAGTGCCGATACTTAAAAAGGGTTGCAGCAAATTCTGGTATTTTACGGTCGTGTTTCTTTTATGGTTCTTATTGCTTTACTTCTTCTTTAATTCGGGCTCAAAACTTGACAAGAAGGATGATTTCTTGTTGAAACACcattatgataattttgttgataCCGATGAATCGAGTTTTGGTGGTGTGAATCGGAATTCCAATGAAGAAACAGGGCATGTTGCATCAGACTCTATTATGGATATGGATACGAAAGCAACAGGTAATCCTGTCGACAATTTTTTTACCGGTGGTGATTGGGACAAGTATCTTCGTGAAGTATCTAATGCTGTGAAAGAATCAAAACCGGAAAATCAAATACATCTTACAGAAAATGAAGCTCGATCGATCAACAAAGTCTTTGGTGAAGGAAACAGAGAAGAATCTGGTAATGCAAGCAGTACAGCAAGGGAGAACCAGGTCAAAAAACCGTTTGATCATTCACTTCCTAGAGAGGCTAGGAGGAGACGGGTCAAGAAACCGGCTAGGGAGAAACGGGTCAAGAAACAGGTTGATCATTCACTTCCTAGAGAAGAGAAGGTAATCGAGGAGGTCATCGAACAGCCTATCAAGGAAGATCAAATAAGGAGGCAAACCAATTCGGATTCACATCCCGAATCATGTGTAGGCCGATACATTTATATCCATAACCTTCCAAGCCGATTCAATGGTGATTTGGTCAGGCATTGTCAATCACTTAACGAATGGTCTAATATGTGCCCCTACCTTTCAAACTTTGGCTTTGGTCCCCGGCTAAAGAATTCGGAAAGGACGCTCTCAAACACTGGCTGGTATGATACAAACCAATTCATGCTAGAAATCATTTTCCACCATAAAATGAAGCAGTACAAGTGCTTAACCAATGACTCTTCATTGGCTTCAGCAATCTTTGTCCCTTACTATTCTGGGCTTGACGTTGCTCGTTATCTGTGGAATGCTGACAAGAAGATGAAAGATTATTATTCTCGTCATCTTGTCAGGTGGCTAAGAGAAAGCCCCGAGTGGAAAAGATTGTGGGGTAGTGACCACTTCATGGTTGCTGGAAGGATCACTTGGGATTTCAGGAGATTAACGAACAACAACGATGACTGGGGTAACCAGCTTATGATTTTGCCTGAAACTAGAAACATGACAGTGTTAACTATTGAATCAAGTCCGTGGAACAACAATGACTTTGCAGTACCCTATCCAACATACTTTCATCCTTCAAGTGACAACGAAGTGTTTCAATGGCAAAACAGGATGAGAAGACTGAAAAGGCAGTTCTTGTTTTCTTTCGCAGGTGGGCCGAGACCTGACCTCCCGGATTCTATCCGTAGTGACATTATTGAACAGTGCCAGGCTGCAAGGGAAAAATGCCTATTGCTAGAATGTATTACCGGTTCAAGCAATTGCTATGAACCAGTTAATTTGATGAAAATGTTTCAAAGCTCTACATTCTGCTTGCAGCCTCCAGGGGATTCCTATACTAGGCGATCAACTTTTGATTCAATCTTGGCTGGGTGCATTCCAGTTTTCTTCCATCCAGGTTCATCTTATGCCCAGTATTTATGGCATTTCCCGAGGGATTATACTAAATACTCCGTGTTCATACCGGCAAACAAGATAAAAGACGAGAAAGTCAGCATTGAAAGGACGTTATCTCGGATTCCCATACAAGAAGTATGGGCTATGAGAGAAGAGGTTATAAAGCTGATTCCAGGCATGGTGTATGCTGATCCAAGTTATGGATTGGAGACCCTTAAAGATGCATTTGATCTCACAATTGATGGGGTTCTTGAAAGAGTTGAGAAGATTAAGATGGATATTAAAGCTGGAAAGAATTTTTCTGAGGATATAGAAGAGTATACTTGgaagaaaaatttatttgggACAGAAGGGAAACATGAATGGGATCATTTCTTTGATAGGTCGAAGATGATAAT TTTGGGTTGTGAAGCTTATTTAGCCAGTAAGATTGGCCTCCAGCCCCAGGGCTTTGCAAAAGCATTGCAACAGGAGGCCATTAAAGACAAGAACTTTGCTCTCTGCAGAGATGGGAAGTCTAAGGTCTAG
- the LOC133679349 gene encoding large ribosomal subunit protein P3-like — translation MGVFTFVCRCSGNEWSAKQIAEGDIEASASSTFELQRKLVQSALSADSSGGVQSSFSYVTPSSAVFQVIIGGGSGGAFFGGGGGGAAAAPAGGAAAAAEAPAAEEKKKEEEPESDDDMGFSLFD, via the exons ATGGGAGTTTTCACCTTCGTTTGCAGGTGCTCCGGTAACGAGTGGAGTGCCAAGCAGATCGCCGAAGGCGATATTGAGGCCTCCGCTTCCTCCACCTTCGAGTTGCAAAGGAAACTTGTCCAATCTGCTCTCTCCGCTGATTCCTCCGGTGGCGTCCAGTCCTCTTTCTCTTACGTCACTCCTTCATCCGCCGTTTTCCAG GTGATCATTGGTGGTGGCAGTGGTGGAGCCTTCTTTggcggtggtggtggaggtgcaGCAGCTGCTCCAGCAGGAGGTGCAGCAGCTGCAGCTGAGGCACCTGCTGctgaggagaagaagaaggaagaggagCCAGAGAGTGATGATGATATGGGATTCTCTCTTTTTGATTAA
- the LOC133679404 gene encoding PGR5-like protein 1B, chloroplastic isoform X1, which produces MAGTCTYISRHVIELSSYNRASRSGREGASFCWARLSAMSSNGVSRTRKVALAPEGPSCLFVGPIETASQETLEALYRQARDAYYSGKPLIIDDMFDRVELKLRCYGSKCVVKYPRCSIRRQSTYSDAEADISQAFALASIWILFLTVGCSACALPIIYTIGLAYQDAFGSVISHGSQTPIIGFLATVNGILFMAVSALIGYPIASASVKVLQGLWRNDLVALKGACPNCSEEVFAFVKSDQSNNSTHRADCHVCESLLEFRTKVEQTISRVGRRWVFGRIYLVSRRHQRLK; this is translated from the exons ATGGCAGGCACGTGCACATACATCTCTCGTCACGTGATCGAACTGTCATCCTACAACAGAGCTAGCAGGTCTGGGAGAGAGGGTGCTTCATTTTGTTGGGCTCGCCTCTCTGCGATGAGTAGCAATGGAGTGTCAAGAACGCGTAAGGTTGCACTTGCACCGGAAGGACCGTCTTGCTTATTCGTTGGCCCAATAGAGACTGCAAGCCAAGAAACTCTCGAAGCTCTCTATCGTCAA GCACGAGATGCATATTACAGTGGTAAACCTTTGATAATAGATGACATGTTTGATAGAGTTGAG TTAAAATTGCGGTGTTATGGTTCCAAATGTGTTGTCAAGTACCCTCGCTGCAGTATTAGACGACAGTCAACATACTCTGATGCTGAG GCAGATATATCACAGGCGTTTGCACTAGCAAGTATTTGGATCCTGTTTCTTACAGTTGGCTGTTCAGCGTGCGCTCTGCCTATAATCTACACAATTGGCCTGGCTTACCAAGATGCATTTGGCTCGGTAATATCCCATGGCAGCCAGACGCCTATTATTGGGTTTCTTGCTACAGTTAATGGTATTCTCTTTATGGCAGTGAGTGCTTTGATTGGCTATCCAATTGCATCTGCTTCGG TGAAGGTGCTGCAAGGTCTATGGAGGAATGACTTGGTGGCGCTCAAGGGAGCATGCCCAAATTGTAGCGAGGAG GTATTTGCCTTCGTGAAATCAGATCAATCTAACAACTCCACACATCGAGCAGATTGTCATGTATGTGAAAGTTTACTAGAATTCCGCACCAAGGTTGAG CAAACCATTTCAAGAGTAGGTAGACGGTGGGTGTTTGGGCGCATATACCTTGTATCTCGAAGACATCAGAGATTGAAGTAA